A stretch of Aureispira sp. CCB-E DNA encodes these proteins:
- a CDS encoding UDP-N-acetylmuramoyl-L-alanyl-D-glutamate--2,6-diaminopimelate ligase, with amino-acid sequence MKLNELLKGTNYQAIGPNTNPEIESLQFDSRKVVKGALFVAIKGVETDGHLYIDKAIQNGACVVLCEQIDKVQENVLYIRVRDTAETLGHFANTFYGAPSQQLKLVGVTGTNGKTTTVTLLHNLFSQLGYTVGLISTVENKIGQEVIPSTHTTPDVITLNQLLVEMNHAGCEYAFMEVSSHAVDQKRIAGIHFEGGVFSNITHDHLDYHKTFQNYIYAKKGFFDALPKTAFALTNLDDKRGEVMLQNTVAQKATYALRQMADFKGKIMENNLSGLVLYLDGEEVYARLVGGFNAYNLLSVYATARLLGADKLEVLAVMSNLAAPEGRFDYIQNEQLGVVGIVDYAHTPDALEKVLQTIDKLRTGNGRIITVVGCGGDRDKTKRPLMAKVACDYSQQTILTSDNPRTEEPEAILLDMEQGVPPYANRKTLVITDRKQAIRTACQLAQKGDIILVAGKGHEKYQDINGVKHPFDDKEELRNALNE; translated from the coding sequence ATGAAATTAAATGAATTGCTAAAAGGAACCAATTATCAGGCAATAGGACCGAATACTAACCCTGAAATCGAAAGCCTTCAGTTTGATTCTAGAAAGGTGGTAAAAGGTGCTTTATTTGTAGCCATTAAAGGAGTTGAAACGGATGGGCACCTGTACATAGATAAGGCGATTCAAAATGGTGCTTGTGTTGTGCTTTGTGAGCAAATTGACAAGGTTCAAGAAAATGTTCTGTACATAAGAGTTAGAGATACCGCAGAGACATTAGGGCATTTTGCCAATACGTTTTATGGCGCGCCTTCACAGCAATTAAAGTTGGTTGGTGTAACAGGGACAAATGGTAAGACGACAACGGTAACGTTGTTGCATAATTTGTTTAGCCAATTGGGATATACTGTAGGGCTAATTTCTACGGTAGAAAATAAAATAGGGCAGGAGGTCATTCCAAGCACACATACTACGCCTGATGTGATTACATTAAATCAATTGTTGGTGGAAATGAATCATGCTGGATGCGAGTATGCTTTTATGGAAGTTAGTTCTCATGCAGTAGATCAGAAGCGAATTGCAGGAATTCATTTTGAAGGAGGGGTGTTTTCAAATATCACACACGATCATTTGGATTATCACAAGACCTTTCAAAACTATATTTATGCTAAAAAAGGTTTTTTTGATGCTTTGCCTAAAACAGCGTTTGCTCTAACCAATTTGGATGACAAACGAGGAGAAGTGATGTTGCAAAATACCGTTGCCCAAAAAGCAACGTATGCGTTGCGCCAGATGGCTGATTTTAAAGGCAAAATTATGGAAAACAACCTTTCGGGCTTGGTGTTGTATTTGGATGGTGAAGAAGTGTATGCTCGTTTGGTCGGTGGATTTAATGCCTATAACTTGTTATCGGTTTATGCGACTGCAAGGTTGTTGGGAGCGGATAAATTAGAAGTGCTTGCCGTCATGAGCAATTTAGCAGCACCAGAAGGTCGTTTTGACTATATACAAAACGAACAACTAGGAGTGGTTGGCATTGTTGATTATGCACATACACCAGATGCTTTAGAAAAAGTTTTACAAACAATAGATAAGTTGCGAACTGGCAACGGACGAATTATCACCGTAGTAGGATGCGGTGGCGATAGAGACAAAACCAAACGCCCTTTAATGGCGAAAGTCGCTTGTGACTATAGTCAACAAACGATTTTAACTTCCGATAATCCGCGTACGGAGGAACCAGAGGCAATCTTGCTTGATATGGAGCAAGGGGTTCCGCCCTACGCGAATCGGAAAACCTTGGTTATTACAGATAGAAAACAAGCCATCCGAACGGCTTGTCAACTCGCTCAAAAAGGAGACATTATTCTAGTAGCGGGTAAAGGACATGAGAAATACCAAGACATCAATGGGGTCAAACATCCTTTTGATGATAAAGAAGAATTGAGAAACGCTTTGAACGAATAG
- the murC gene encoding UDP-N-acetylmuramate--L-alanine ligase: protein MKEMKLDGLKKIYFVGIGGIGMSALARYFNSLGIEIFGYDRVETVLTKNLETEGMKIHYEDDVTQIPKGIDLVVYTPAIPKTHQELNYFWEHNFVVKKRAEVLGLISKNRKTIGVAGTHGKTTTSAILTHVLRSCGVDCTAFLGGIAANFESNFVAGESEWVVMEADEFDRSFLHLYPELAIVTSMDADHLDIYGDQASMHRTFYDYVQQVQGQLYHKYDLPLAQHHNEDIRLNAYGIEAGSIRATNIRAEAPYFVFDWEQGTDIIKNLKFTLPGYHNVLNATAAIAIARYLGCTADDIRAALLSFKGIKRRFEFMLNEATQVYIDDYAHHPEELKAAIKAAKTLYPNRKITGVFQPHLFSRTKDFAEGFAKALDDLDEVILLDIYPARELPIEGVSSAIIFDKMKRSRKVLISKEALLEELKTRDLEVLMTLGAGDIGALVPNIVKMLKKS from the coding sequence ATGAAAGAAATGAAATTAGACGGACTTAAAAAAATCTATTTTGTAGGCATTGGAGGAATTGGAATGAGTGCTTTGGCACGTTATTTCAATAGCTTGGGAATAGAAATATTTGGGTACGACAGAGTAGAAACAGTTCTTACTAAAAACTTGGAGACAGAAGGAATGAAGATACATTATGAAGATGATGTAACACAAATTCCCAAAGGTATCGATTTAGTAGTTTATACGCCAGCTATTCCAAAAACACATCAAGAACTGAACTATTTTTGGGAGCACAACTTTGTTGTAAAAAAACGAGCAGAGGTTTTAGGGCTGATTTCTAAAAATAGAAAGACAATTGGTGTTGCTGGGACACATGGAAAGACCACGACGAGTGCTATCTTGACACATGTGTTGCGTAGTTGTGGTGTTGATTGTACGGCATTCTTGGGAGGAATTGCAGCCAACTTTGAATCGAATTTTGTAGCAGGTGAATCAGAATGGGTTGTGATGGAAGCAGATGAGTTTGATCGTTCCTTTTTACACTTGTATCCAGAATTGGCAATTGTTACTTCTATGGATGCAGATCACTTGGATATTTACGGAGATCAGGCGTCAATGCATCGAACATTTTACGATTATGTCCAGCAGGTACAAGGTCAATTATATCATAAGTACGATTTGCCGTTGGCACAGCATCATAACGAAGATATAAGATTGAATGCTTATGGAATAGAAGCGGGAAGTATTCGTGCGACCAATATTCGAGCAGAAGCACCTTATTTTGTCTTTGACTGGGAACAAGGAACAGACATTATTAAAAACTTGAAGTTTACTTTGCCTGGTTATCATAATGTATTGAATGCTACAGCAGCCATTGCGATAGCAAGGTATTTGGGATGTACGGCAGATGATATTCGGGCGGCTTTGCTTTCTTTTAAAGGCATCAAGCGTCGGTTTGAATTTATGTTGAATGAAGCAACACAGGTTTATATTGATGATTATGCACATCATCCTGAGGAGCTTAAAGCAGCTATTAAAGCTGCAAAAACCTTGTATCCTAATCGGAAAATAACAGGAGTGTTTCAGCCACACTTGTTTTCTAGAACAAAGGATTTTGCAGAGGGATTTGCGAAAGCTTTGGATGATTTAGATGAAGTGATTTTGTTGGATATTTATCCCGCTAGAGAATTACCAATAGAGGGGGTAAGTTCAGCAATTATTTTTGATAAAATGAAACGGAGTCGCAAAGTTTTGATTTCAAAAGAAGCTTTGTTGGAAGAACTAAAAACGAGAGATTTAGAAGTTTTGATGACCTTAGGAGCTGGTGATATTGGTGCTTTGGTACCTAATATTGTTAAAATGTTAAAGAAATCTTAA
- a CDS encoding FtsW/RodA/SpoVE family cell cycle protein, with translation MDVKFIQTKVGALLQGDKVIWLVIGLLAILSVLTVYSSAEALALRTGMNTESFLAKHIILLCASMVLIYICHMVNYVKYGRLSVILLVIAVPLLVYTQLLGETFNQATRWIRIPFIGVTFQTSDFAKIALIMYTARTLSLMQTKEVALGELIIPVLLVCGLIAPSDLSSAMILFFTCALLMFIGRVEMRNVFSLVMLGVGAFAILIMLSEFFPDSIRVNTWITRLQDFWVGSSGDQFQVEQAQMAIAQGGFLGVGPGNAQQAHFLPHSYSDYIFCVIVEEYGTMGAMIMIGLYITLLLRCIRLVTRSPKAFGAMLALGLCFSLVIQAFVHMAVNVNLLPVTGLTLPFVSMGGTSLLFTGISLGIILSVSKYIETSVGEGGKSGDNQVALDS, from the coding sequence ATGGACGTAAAATTTATACAAACTAAAGTAGGTGCTCTATTGCAGGGAGATAAAGTTATATGGCTAGTAATTGGATTGCTAGCGATACTTTCTGTTTTGACAGTTTACAGTTCTGCTGAAGCGTTGGCTTTACGTACAGGAATGAATACAGAATCTTTCTTAGCAAAGCATATTATTTTATTATGTGCTTCTATGGTATTGATTTATATCTGTCATATGGTCAATTATGTCAAATATGGGCGTTTGTCGGTCATTTTGTTAGTTATAGCTGTTCCATTGCTAGTGTATACCCAGCTGCTCGGAGAAACCTTTAATCAAGCTACTCGTTGGATACGAATTCCTTTTATAGGTGTAACGTTTCAAACATCAGATTTTGCGAAGATTGCCTTGATTATGTATACTGCTAGAACATTATCACTGATGCAAACGAAAGAAGTAGCATTAGGAGAATTGATTATTCCTGTACTACTAGTTTGTGGATTGATTGCACCATCGGATTTATCGTCTGCTATGATTTTATTTTTTACTTGTGCTTTGTTAATGTTTATAGGGCGAGTAGAAATGAGAAATGTATTTTCATTGGTCATGTTAGGAGTTGGGGCATTTGCTATTTTAATCATGTTGTCAGAGTTTTTTCCAGATTCTATTCGAGTCAATACGTGGATAACAAGATTACAAGATTTTTGGGTGGGTTCATCGGGAGACCAATTCCAAGTAGAACAAGCTCAAATGGCGATAGCACAAGGTGGATTTTTGGGTGTAGGTCCAGGAAATGCACAACAAGCGCATTTTTTGCCACATTCTTATTCAGACTATATTTTTTGCGTTATTGTAGAGGAGTATGGCACAATGGGAGCTATGATTATGATTGGTTTGTACATTACGTTATTACTACGTTGTATTCGATTGGTCACTAGGAGTCCCAAAGCATTTGGGGCAATGTTGGCGTTAGGATTGTGCTTTAGTTTGGTCATTCAAGCATTTGTACATATGGCTGTTAATGTAAATTTATTGCCCGTAACTGGTTTGACATTGCCTTTTGTGAGCATGGGAGGAACGTCACTTTTATTTACAGGGATTTCTTTAGGAATCATACTAAGTGTAAGCAAGTATATAGAAACGAGTGTTGGTGAGGGCGGAAAAAGTGGAGATAACCAAGTAGCTTTGGATAGTTAA
- a CDS encoding N-acetylglutamate synthase, with amino-acid sequence MATFNYNNKIFKAIVNDDNGHVTNATTFYYRQRGNVVWGTYEGGGIEIGTITGKVLENGKLQFHYQHVSVKGELMTGYCESTPEMRSNGRIRLFEKWRWTNGDQSEGMSIVEEVVSMG; translated from the coding sequence ATGGCAACATTTAATTATAATAACAAAATTTTTAAGGCAATTGTCAATGATGATAATGGTCATGTGACGAATGCAACAACCTTTTATTATCGCCAACGAGGAAATGTTGTTTGGGGGACTTATGAAGGAGGTGGAATCGAAATAGGAACTATTACGGGCAAGGTTCTAGAAAATGGCAAATTACAATTTCATTATCAACACGTCAGTGTTAAAGGAGAATTGATGACGGGTTATTGTGAATCGACTCCTGAAATGCGCTCGAATGGTAGAATTCGATTGTTTGAAAAGTGGCGTTGGACCAATGGCGATCAATCAGAAGGAATGTCTATTGTAGAGGAAGTTGTTTCGATGGGGTAG
- the mraY gene encoding phospho-N-acetylmuramoyl-pentapeptide-transferase, translated as MLYWLAETLDIRLFQYLTFRAGLAVLIALLITLVFGKKIIGLIQQMQIIEKQRALGLPGEETKAKTPTMGGLMIHLAILLPCLLLADLTNVYIQMMLLTTVFMGGVGFLDDYMKLTKGKDGLAGRYKILGQVVLGAIIGSVMLFHDDVVVRVDQQVAEEYGYEIVKKVPVERTGRGSNGEKITYTKDMVYVKTTMTNVPFFKGNEFDYQYFLWFLGANAKYWVWLIFIPFVIIIMTAVSNAANLTDGIDGLAAGTSAIIGAVLGLFAYVSGNNILAEYLGVLYVPHVGELVVFSACFLGACIGFLWYNAYPAEVFMGDTGSLALGGIIAALAIMIRKELLIPLLCGIFVAENLSVMMQVSYFKYTKKKTGTGQRIFLMSPLHHHFQKKGMHESKIVARFWIVGVFLAVLTIITLKIR; from the coding sequence ATGTTATACTGGTTAGCTGAAACCTTAGATATTCGACTTTTTCAATACCTGACTTTTCGTGCAGGATTGGCAGTTTTGATTGCTTTACTAATTACGTTGGTTTTTGGTAAGAAGATTATTGGGTTGATTCAGCAAATGCAAATTATAGAAAAGCAACGCGCATTGGGATTGCCTGGAGAGGAAACAAAAGCCAAGACCCCAACAATGGGAGGGCTTATGATTCATTTAGCAATCTTATTGCCTTGTCTGTTATTAGCAGATTTGACAAATGTTTACATCCAAATGATGCTTTTAACAACTGTTTTTATGGGAGGCGTTGGATTTTTGGATGATTACATGAAGCTGACCAAAGGTAAAGATGGTTTGGCTGGACGGTATAAAATCTTAGGACAGGTAGTATTAGGAGCTATTATTGGTTCTGTTATGCTGTTTCATGATGATGTTGTGGTTCGAGTAGACCAACAAGTAGCAGAGGAGTATGGTTATGAAATTGTCAAAAAAGTGCCTGTAGAACGTACGGGAAGGGGAAGCAATGGAGAAAAAATAACTTATACAAAGGACATGGTCTATGTGAAAACAACGATGACAAATGTCCCTTTTTTTAAAGGAAATGAATTTGATTATCAGTACTTTTTATGGTTCTTAGGTGCCAATGCAAAATACTGGGTATGGCTAATTTTTATTCCCTTTGTTATTATTATTATGACAGCGGTGTCTAATGCGGCAAATTTGACAGATGGAATTGATGGACTAGCAGCAGGAACATCGGCTATTATTGGAGCTGTATTAGGCTTGTTTGCTTATGTTTCGGGAAATAATATCCTAGCGGAGTACTTGGGTGTTTTATACGTTCCACATGTAGGAGAACTGGTTGTTTTTTCAGCTTGCTTCTTGGGAGCGTGTATAGGCTTTTTGTGGTACAATGCTTATCCCGCAGAAGTTTTTATGGGAGATACAGGAAGTTTGGCTTTGGGAGGTATTATTGCTGCGTTGGCAATTATGATTCGCAAAGAATTACTAATTCCATTATTGTGTGGGATTTTTGTTGCAGAAAACTTATCGGTTATGATGCAGGTGAGTTATTTTAAATATACTAAGAAAAAAACAGGTACAGGACAGCGTATTTTCTTAATGTCTCCTTTGCACCATCATTTTCAGAAGAAAGGGATGCATGAATCAAAGATTGTAGCTCGTTTTTGGATTGTGGGGGTATTTTTGGCTGTACTGACAATTATAACTTTAAAAATAAGATAA
- the ftsZ gene encoding cell division protein FtsZ: MKFDIPDDSNPIIKVIGVGGGGSNAVNYMYEKKIVGVDFAICNTDNQAMNLSAVVNKIQLGPTLTEGRGAGSKPGIGRESCIESLDEVKQYFSDGTKMLFVTAGMGGGTGTGAAPVIAKAAQELDILTVGIVTVPFTFEGRRRMKQAMEGLAELKKNVDTLIVISNDKLRKIYGNLNLSEAFSKADDILMTAAKGIAEIITVPGYVNVDFEDVNTVMRDSGVAVMGTATTEGDDRAIRAVEAALQSPLLEDNDIKGAQHILLNITSGTKEVTMDEVFEITEYVQEEAGYGTDLIWGNCFDESLGEQISVTVIATGFETGQDAKKMTAREERPVEKKVRVALDDDEPTTKKSTSGSFFNKDLDSDHGSIEFNFSKKKQSSDKPKYSIEKEPFVKPDTQKEEPKVVEKSETLEERRQRLKNLSVKLNNPEVLNELENQPAYLRKGIALDNVEHSSDSNVSQWTISDDDEPEVKDNNSFLHDNVD, from the coding sequence ATGAAATTCGATATACCAGATGATTCAAACCCAATAATCAAAGTAATTGGTGTTGGTGGTGGTGGTAGCAATGCAGTCAACTATATGTACGAGAAGAAAATCGTAGGAGTTGATTTTGCAATTTGTAATACCGATAACCAAGCAATGAATCTTAGTGCAGTGGTTAACAAAATTCAGTTGGGACCTACCCTTACAGAAGGTCGTGGAGCAGGCTCTAAACCGGGTATTGGTAGAGAGTCTTGTATCGAATCTTTGGATGAAGTAAAGCAATACTTTAGTGATGGTACCAAAATGTTGTTTGTAACCGCAGGAATGGGGGGAGGAACAGGAACAGGTGCGGCTCCCGTCATCGCAAAAGCTGCTCAAGAATTGGATATCCTAACCGTAGGAATTGTAACTGTACCCTTTACTTTTGAAGGGCGTCGACGTATGAAACAAGCCATGGAAGGTTTGGCAGAATTGAAGAAAAATGTTGATACGTTAATCGTTATTTCTAATGATAAATTGCGTAAAATTTATGGCAATTTAAACCTTAGCGAAGCTTTCTCTAAAGCAGATGATATCTTGATGACAGCAGCCAAAGGTATTGCCGAAATTATTACAGTACCTGGTTATGTAAACGTTGACTTTGAAGATGTCAATACTGTTATGCGTGACTCTGGAGTAGCGGTAATGGGTACGGCAACCACAGAGGGCGACGATCGTGCTATTCGTGCTGTAGAAGCTGCTTTGCAATCTCCTTTATTGGAAGACAATGACATCAAAGGAGCACAACACATTTTGTTAAATATTACTTCTGGTACCAAGGAAGTAACCATGGATGAGGTTTTCGAAATTACAGAATATGTACAAGAAGAGGCTGGGTATGGAACAGACCTTATTTGGGGAAACTGTTTTGACGAAAGTTTGGGAGAACAAATTTCAGTTACTGTAATTGCTACAGGCTTTGAAACAGGTCAAGATGCCAAGAAAATGACGGCAAGAGAAGAGCGTCCTGTCGAAAAGAAAGTTCGCGTGGCTTTGGACGATGACGAACCAACTACCAAAAAATCAACATCGGGATCTTTTTTTAACAAAGATTTGGATTCGGATCATGGATCTATTGAATTTAACTTTAGTAAAAAAAAACAAAGTAGTGACAAGCCTAAATACTCTATCGAAAAAGAGCCATTTGTAAAGCCTGACACCCAAAAAGAAGAACCTAAAGTTGTCGAAAAATCAGAAACTTTGGAAGAACGTAGACAACGTCTCAAAAATTTGAGCGTAAAACTAAATAATCCTGAAGTGTTGAATGAACTTGAAAATCAACCTGCTTACCTCCGCAAAGGTATTGCACTAGATAATGTTGAGCATTCTTCTGATTCGAATGTGTCTCAATGGACAATTTCTGACGATGATGAACCTGAAGTAAAGGATAATAACTCTTTTTTGCACGATAATGTAGACTAG
- the ftsA gene encoding cell division protein FtsA, with translation MENQIVVALDIGTTKICAMVGRKDKHGKLEILGTGKVESVGVLRGVVSNIEKTVKAISDAIAEAERRSGVEIGVVNVGIAGQHIKSLQHRGILTRHSLHDEISQDDIDDLISDMYKLVLPPGDKIIHVIPQEYIVDNEQGIVDPIGMSGIRLEANFHIITGQTTATKNIAKCVQKAGLEMASLALEPIASSASVLSAEEMEAGVALVDIGGGTTDLAIFHEGIIRHTAVVPLGGNIITKDIKEGCNVMGQQAEKLKVKFGAAMANALTENRIITIPGLRGRSHKEISEINLARIIQARVEEILDLIYWEIRRSGYERKLIGGIVLTGGGALLRNITDLVELHTGMSARMGIPTEHLAHGYDKEITSPIYATSIGLILNGFEELQRGRQYEADSNYSSNAVPATHSKQTVEIEEGNKWYEKIFKRTKEWFEAEPDGDL, from the coding sequence ATGGAAAACCAAATTGTTGTCGCTTTAGACATCGGAACTACAAAGATTTGCGCTATGGTAGGGCGCAAGGATAAGCACGGAAAATTAGAAATATTGGGAACTGGTAAAGTAGAATCAGTGGGTGTTCTAAGAGGTGTTGTATCTAATATTGAAAAAACAGTAAAGGCGATTTCAGATGCTATAGCAGAAGCAGAGCGTCGCTCAGGTGTCGAAATAGGTGTGGTAAATGTCGGTATAGCTGGACAACACATCAAGAGTCTTCAGCATAGAGGTATCTTGACAAGACACAGTTTGCACGATGAAATTTCGCAAGATGATATAGATGATTTGATCTCGGATATGTACAAGTTGGTCTTGCCTCCAGGTGATAAAATCATTCACGTAATCCCTCAAGAATATATCGTAGACAACGAGCAAGGTATTGTGGACCCTATTGGTATGTCAGGAATTCGTTTGGAAGCAAATTTCCATATTATTACTGGGCAAACTACAGCTACAAAGAACATTGCTAAATGTGTTCAGAAAGCAGGTCTAGAAATGGCATCTTTGGCATTGGAACCAATTGCTTCTTCTGCTTCTGTGTTAAGCGCAGAAGAAATGGAAGCGGGGGTTGCTTTGGTTGATATAGGAGGAGGAACAACCGACTTAGCGATTTTCCATGAGGGAATCATCCGCCATACTGCTGTAGTGCCTTTGGGAGGAAATATCATTACCAAAGATATTAAAGAGGGGTGTAACGTTATGGGGCAACAAGCCGAGAAGTTGAAAGTGAAATTTGGTGCTGCTATGGCCAATGCCTTGACTGAAAATAGAATTATTACGATTCCTGGTCTAAGAGGACGTTCGCACAAAGAAATCTCTGAAATTAACTTGGCACGCATTATTCAAGCACGTGTGGAAGAAATTTTGGATTTGATTTATTGGGAAATTCGTCGTTCAGGGTACGAGCGTAAGTTGATTGGTGGAATTGTTTTGACAGGGGGTGGTGCCTTGTTGCGCAATATCACGGATTTGGTAGAGTTGCACACAGGAATGTCTGCTCGTATGGGAATCCCTACAGAGCATTTGGCACATGGATATGACAAAGAAATTACAAGCCCAATTTATGCAACAAGCATCGGCTTGATTCTAAATGGATTTGAAGAATTACAAAGAGGTCGTCAATACGAAGCCGATTCAAACTACAGTTCTAATGCGGTTCCTGCTACACACAGCAAACAAACTGTTGAAATAGAGGAAGGGAACAAGTGGTATGAAAAAATCTTCAAACGTACCAAAGAATGGTTTGAAGCAGAACCAGACGGGGACCTTTAA
- the murD gene encoding UDP-N-acetylmuramoyl-L-alanine--D-glutamate ligase, whose translation MSNHKNIVVLGAGESGVGAAILAQKEGFNVFVSELGTIAEEYRAILEEKKIAYEEGKHSIERILEQSNLVIKSPGIPGHVALIQQLKAKAIPVIDELEFASRYTQATIVGITGSNGKTTTTRLLHHILEVAGFDVGIAGNIGFSLAKQVAEKDRAYYVVEVSSFQLDNMTTFNPRIAILLNITPDHLDRYEYQLEKYIASKFRIVQNKEAEQVFIYNSDDANIQYGWTHFYNGNTTGICEVSMRALEQDSELFRVPQIGFEMPKGALALKGRHNYFNMQCAVLAAHELGVEQAAIKKALSSFENEPHRLESVITLNEIEFINDSKATNVDAVFYALEAMTKPVVWIAGGVDKGNDYARLLDLVQEKVRAIVCLGKDNTRIQEAFEGKHEIIVEARSVEEAIKIATLYAESGDAVLLSPACASFDLFKNYIDRGNKFKAVLRQQHKIMTEGIQVSLNIDFKQNPVDRKSDD comes from the coding sequence ATGAGCAATCATAAAAACATAGTGGTACTGGGGGCTGGTGAGAGTGGTGTTGGAGCAGCTATATTGGCTCAGAAAGAAGGTTTTAATGTGTTTGTTTCTGAATTGGGAACAATCGCAGAAGAGTATAGAGCAATTTTAGAAGAGAAAAAAATTGCGTATGAAGAAGGTAAGCATAGTATAGAGCGGATTCTTGAACAATCTAATTTAGTGATTAAAAGCCCAGGAATTCCAGGTCATGTTGCTTTAATTCAACAGCTAAAAGCAAAGGCGATTCCAGTGATTGATGAATTGGAATTTGCGAGTCGTTATACTCAAGCTACGATTGTTGGTATAACAGGAAGTAATGGGAAAACGACAACAACGAGATTGTTGCATCATATTTTGGAGGTAGCAGGTTTTGATGTTGGAATTGCAGGAAATATTGGATTTAGTTTAGCCAAACAAGTTGCAGAAAAAGATCGTGCTTACTACGTGGTAGAGGTTAGTAGTTTTCAATTGGACAATATGACAACGTTTAATCCTCGTATTGCAATTTTGTTGAATATTACGCCAGATCATTTGGATCGTTATGAATATCAGTTAGAAAAATATATTGCCTCTAAATTTAGAATTGTTCAGAATAAAGAGGCGGAACAAGTTTTTATATACAATAGTGATGATGCGAATATTCAGTACGGATGGACGCATTTTTATAATGGAAATACAACGGGGATATGTGAAGTCTCTATGCGTGCTCTAGAGCAAGATTCGGAGCTGTTTAGAGTGCCCCAAATAGGTTTTGAAATGCCTAAAGGAGCATTGGCATTAAAAGGTAGACACAACTATTTTAATATGCAATGTGCTGTTTTGGCAGCGCATGAACTGGGAGTTGAGCAGGCTGCTATCAAAAAAGCGCTTTCTTCTTTCGAGAATGAGCCACATCGTTTAGAATCTGTAATTACACTAAACGAGATAGAGTTTATTAACGATAGCAAAGCAACGAATGTAGATGCCGTATTTTATGCCTTGGAGGCGATGACTAAACCAGTTGTTTGGATTGCTGGTGGAGTAGATAAAGGAAATGATTATGCTCGTTTATTGGACTTGGTTCAAGAAAAAGTGCGGGCTATTGTTTGTTTGGGAAAGGACAATACTAGAATACAAGAGGCGTTTGAAGGAAAACATGAGATTATTGTAGAAGCTAGAAGTGTGGAGGAAGCTATAAAAATAGCTACGTTATATGCTGAATCTGGAGATGCTGTATTATTATCACCAGCTTGCGCAAGTTTTGATCTATTTAAAAACTATATAGATCGAGGCAATAAATTTAAGGCTGTGTTGAGACAACAACACAAAATAATGACCGAAGGAATACAGGTTAGTTTGAACATTGATTTTAAGCAAAATCCTGTTGATCGGAAGTCAGACGATTGA
- a CDS encoding cell division protein FtsQ/DivIB, with translation MSWIIKRLSLIVGAVAILLLVIAAVQYRKKSVIGEDDLTIKIIKNDAQNKFVRERDVTEILFREFRHAIVGQPLELIDLKEIEEVLESDIFIKDADVYIDALNKVHITVEQRIPIARIMDEEDPSYYLDEDGERVRTSPKFTARVMVVTGKIGHYNDNYLNIPHHRLNRVFELIKFINGNDFWKAQLEQIHIDHSGEATLIPKLGDHEIKFGAPNEDIEDKFHRLEVFYQDGLPVEGWNKYKSINLAFKGQVVAKKR, from the coding sequence ATGTCTTGGATTATAAAGCGACTATCATTGATAGTAGGGGCTGTTGCTATTTTGTTATTGGTCATTGCAGCGGTTCAATACCGCAAGAAAAGTGTAATTGGAGAGGATGATCTGACCATTAAAATTATTAAAAATGACGCTCAAAATAAATTTGTTAGAGAGCGTGATGTGACGGAAATTTTATTCAGAGAATTTAGGCATGCAATAGTTGGACAACCCTTGGAGTTGATTGATCTAAAGGAAATAGAAGAGGTCTTGGAATCGGATATTTTTATCAAAGATGCCGATGTTTATATTGATGCTCTAAACAAAGTTCATATTACAGTTGAACAACGGATTCCAATTGCTCGAATTATGGATGAAGAAGATCCAAGCTATTATTTGGATGAAGATGGAGAGCGTGTTCGGACATCTCCTAAGTTTACTGCTAGAGTAATGGTTGTAACAGGAAAAATTGGTCATTATAATGATAATTATTTGAATATTCCTCATCATCGGTTAAATCGGGTGTTTGAGTTAATCAAATTTATCAATGGCAATGACTTTTGGAAGGCACAATTGGAGCAAATCCATATTGATCACAGTGGAGAAGCAACCTTAATACCAAAATTAGGTGACCATGAAATAAAATTTGGGGCTCCTAATGAAGATATTGAAGACAAATTTCATCGTTTAGAGGTTTTTTATCAAGATGGATTGCCTGTAGAAGGATGGAACAAATACAAGAGCATCAACTTGGCTTTCAAGGGGCAAGTAGTTGCCAAGAAACGTTAG